In Sphingobacterium sp. PCS056, the following proteins share a genomic window:
- a CDS encoding phosphoribosyltransferase, with product MIFDFRYIALNKKQTSIEDIKVFMEDQGTKRIHFATSHSGALKAGNEKYHGVLNVPFNNTIGPILSQKFEGGMNQYIFSNKINPGFWRGFNSKEDYESCKSFVEEHNQIVFLRDTLDLSLALSMNILDKDNRTEIGELEYQAKFQENEGAENYLVALVQDWLKKLPFYNSADAICAMPCSKPERAGLPRQIVDRIEGYENISSALKWKKKDKSIKELGTVEEKLAALQEFELEITSDLKGKNVILLDDLYMSGISMQFVAMKLKEAGVDRVFGISIVKSRSNTAL from the coding sequence ATGATATTTGATTTTAGATATATAGCATTAAATAAGAAACAAACTTCTATCGAAGATATAAAGGTGTTCATGGAAGATCAGGGTACTAAAAGAATTCATTTTGCAACTTCACATAGTGGAGCACTAAAAGCTGGGAATGAAAAATATCATGGAGTATTAAACGTTCCCTTCAATAATACCATAGGTCCAATTCTTTCGCAAAAATTTGAAGGAGGCATGAATCAGTATATTTTTTCAAATAAAATTAACCCTGGATTTTGGAGAGGATTTAATTCAAAAGAAGATTATGAGAGTTGCAAATCATTTGTAGAGGAGCATAACCAAATTGTTTTTTTGCGTGATACTTTGGATCTATCGCTTGCTTTATCTATGAATATATTAGATAAAGACAACCGGACAGAGATAGGTGAACTAGAGTATCAAGCAAAATTTCAAGAAAATGAAGGTGCAGAAAATTATCTTGTGGCATTAGTTCAGGATTGGTTGAAGAAGCTTCCATTTTATAATTCTGCTGATGCGATCTGCGCAATGCCCTGTAGTAAACCTGAACGAGCAGGTTTACCGAGGCAGATTGTAGATCGTATTGAGGGATATGAGAATATCTCATCAGCATTAAAATGGAAGAAAAAAGATAAAAGTATTAAAGAATTGGGGACGGTAGAAGAAAAGCTAGCTGCTCTTCAGGAATTTGAACTAGAGATTACTTCTGATTTGAAAGGAAAAAACGTAATTTTACTGGATGATCTATATATGTCGGGTATTAGCATGCAATTTGTAGCGATGAAACTAAAAGAAGCAGGCGTAGATCGTGTTTTTGGTATAAGTATTGTTAAATCTAGAAGTAACACAGCACTTTAA
- a CDS encoding DNA-processing protein DprA: protein MIKNQNIIDTIFNFMSVKGIGPVQTNRLLLALDDYSPLNLQNIAFNLLNGKQKEEFDIIKDQPIEIKSKFDVEFILLQEENYPEDLKKFLSTSAPPVLSVIGNKELLQQKKVAFSGSRNVSEKGIKITEDAVTELIKQNIAIVSGYAKGVDFTAHYTALKNGGTTIIVLPEGINHFSIKKEFKDVWDWDRVLIISEFKPIEKWMASRAMNRNKTIIALSDVIMVVEAGETGGSLDAGHKTLEMNKALFVPQYMNIPESALGNNTLLNKGAVALKMNKETMKPNLNKIIELLKIDNKYSLF, encoded by the coding sequence ATGATTAAAAATCAAAATATTATCGATACCATATTCAACTTCATGAGCGTGAAGGGAATTGGCCCTGTGCAAACGAATAGATTGTTACTTGCACTGGATGACTATTCTCCTTTGAATTTGCAAAATATAGCATTCAACTTACTGAATGGAAAACAAAAAGAAGAATTTGATATTATTAAAGATCAACCTATTGAAATAAAATCAAAATTTGATGTCGAATTCATTTTGTTACAAGAGGAGAATTACCCAGAAGATTTAAAGAAATTTTTAAGTACCTCTGCTCCTCCCGTTCTTTCAGTAATTGGTAATAAGGAGCTATTGCAACAAAAAAAAGTAGCTTTTAGTGGGTCTAGAAATGTGTCTGAGAAGGGAATTAAAATTACTGAAGACGCAGTAACTGAATTGATAAAGCAGAATATCGCTATTGTATCGGGTTATGCTAAAGGTGTCGATTTTACAGCTCATTATACTGCTCTGAAAAACGGCGGCACCACAATTATTGTACTTCCTGAAGGTATTAATCATTTTAGCATAAAAAAAGAGTTTAAGGATGTATGGGATTGGGATCGTGTATTGATCATCAGTGAGTTTAAACCTATTGAAAAATGGATGGCAAGTAGAGCCATGAATAGAAATAAAACGATTATAGCACTCAGTGATGTAATTATGGTAGTGGAAGCCGGCGAAACTGGTGGAAGTCTAGATGCAGGACATAAAACGCTGGAAATGAATAAAGCGCTATTTGTTCCTCAATACATGAATATTCCAGAATCTGCATTAGGTAATAATACTTTGTTAAATAAGGGTGCTGTTGCATTAAAAATGAACAAAGAAACAATGAAACCTAATCTAAACAAGATTATTGAATTACTTAAAATTGATAATAAGTACAGTCTTTTTTAG
- a CDS encoding tetratricopeptide repeat protein codes for MKAIKKNDFKTALEFFNKSVDLFTQYDWVDKYRAITLLSAAKMSYREMSLCNMAFCYSQTNEAEKAKDLYEQILKEYPDNGIAYYSLNSINTFSNKSD; via the coding sequence ATGAAAGCGATCAAAAAAAATGATTTCAAGACAGCACTAGAATTCTTCAATAAGAGTGTCGATTTATTTACACAATATGACTGGGTAGATAAGTACCGCGCGATCACACTATTGAGTGCAGCAAAAATGTCTTATCGAGAAATGTCTCTTTGCAATATGGCATTCTGTTATTCGCAAACAAATGAAGCTGAAAAAGCAAAGGATCTTTATGAACAAATCCTGAAAGAATATCCAGATAACGGTATTGCTTATTACAGTTTAAATTCAATAAATACTTTTTCAAACAAAAGTGACTAG
- a CDS encoding suppressor of fused domain protein: protein MKNSVPNSVELIDKHLDQFFDENDDIVVFDEIESDVIHRDVYFVKANEDRPYHILLSCGMSALPMKIPEDIDSSPYAEVMILLPKEWNLEYDSFKDERNYWPIRLMKEIMILPHPDETWLGFGHTFAHEDDEEFAERIGFNSVMLANSMELPDDFTQIELDNEEFVTIFTLIPLYKEELEFKKQNGATALLERFDQFGVEEIVKVGRPNICA from the coding sequence ATGAAAAACTCTGTACCCAATAGTGTCGAACTAATTGATAAACATTTAGACCAGTTTTTCGATGAAAATGATGACATTGTCGTCTTTGATGAAATTGAATCAGATGTCATTCATAGAGATGTGTATTTTGTAAAAGCAAATGAAGACAGGCCATATCATATTTTGTTAAGTTGTGGCATGAGCGCTTTGCCCATGAAAATTCCTGAAGACATTGATTCCTCTCCTTATGCTGAGGTCATGATTTTGTTACCTAAAGAATGGAACTTAGAATATGACTCCTTTAAGGATGAACGAAATTATTGGCCAATTCGCTTGATGAAAGAAATAATGATTTTGCCTCATCCTGATGAAACTTGGCTAGGATTTGGCCATACCTTTGCTCATGAGGATGATGAGGAATTTGCGGAGAGAATTGGTTTTAATTCGGTGATGCTTGCAAATTCTATGGAGCTACCTGACGATTTCACTCAGATCGAACTTGATAATGAAGAGTTCGTGACCATTTTTACTTTAATTCCGCTTTACAAAGAGGAGCTCGAATTTAAGAAACAAAATGGCGCCACCGCTTTGTTGGAGCGCTTTGACCAATTTGGGGTTGAGGAAATCGTGAAAGTTGGCAGACCAAATATTTGTGCTTAA
- a CDS encoding nuclear transport factor 2 family protein: MNTLAKTFAAAALIAVSTFTMAAGKPAGDKSKKATVNLSTADLAIDHYVGVMTEGQSAGVEQLFASDFSQKVHASNDQTNSRSEVISFLKKQKGEQLNCKTSTTIVEQSSDYVVAKVTQQFEGFTKTDLVTLVNDGGNWKVSQYINSYK, encoded by the coding sequence ATGAACACTTTAGCAAAAACATTCGCAGCAGCAGCCTTGATTGCAGTATCAACATTCACTATGGCAGCTGGCAAACCAGCAGGAGACAAATCTAAAAAAGCAACTGTCAACCTATCCACAGCAGATCTAGCCATTGACCATTACGTAGGCGTTATGACCGAAGGACAGTCAGCAGGAGTAGAGCAGTTGTTCGCATCTGACTTCAGTCAGAAAGTACATGCATCAAATGATCAGACCAACAGCCGTTCAGAAGTTATTTCCTTCTTGAAAAAACAAAAAGGCGAGCAGTTGAACTGTAAAACAAGTACCACAATCGTTGAGCAATCCAGTGACTATGTAGTTGCAAAAGTGACCCAACAATTTGAAGGGTTTACCAAGACCGATCTGGTGACATTGGTCAATGATGGCGGCAACTGGAAAGTATCTCAATACATCAACTCGTATAAGTAA
- a CDS encoding M12 family metallopeptidase, which translates to MKKLLIISSFLLLGLTSCNKEEKSIKQDSLPINKSDSAIYHTFSVDGKPFLVKQIGDNYYISDDVMISKRQLNVIKNIKSSNGGKISSIRKGTHSDFIYKWTNGILYYKIESSRRSQILQAFSMIEAKSNIKFIERTNQQEYVTFIDDSSEGTSYSSHIGMETGANKIVALYPTQGLGTIVHETLHALGYFHEHTRPDRDAYVAVNTSGLGQNAAFQYQKQPYSTSYGNLDFNSIMMYPSSSVMVKVGGGTWAAQRDSLSTGDIEGLNMFYGSKIIGSNNTCSNEIYTILHPNTVTLENAIGVATLTSLGNNKWKVERIGNNSGLVTLKSINADNVISTSTINIGGDFTFTGRPIVNPGQIYTYTVDPSVNNVTFSVGGATILSQTSNTVRIRVLNTASNGALPYVQISATGTSTCGVITKTIIPDVVI; encoded by the coding sequence ATGAAAAAATTATTAATTATTTCAAGCTTTCTTTTGCTTGGGCTTACTTCTTGTAATAAAGAAGAAAAATCAATTAAGCAAGATTCACTTCCAATAAATAAATCTGATTCAGCAATTTATCACACTTTTAGCGTTGATGGGAAACCATTTTTAGTAAAGCAGATAGGTGATAATTATTATATTTCCGATGATGTAATGATTAGCAAACGCCAATTAAATGTAATTAAAAATATAAAATCATCAAATGGTGGAAAAATTTCCTCCATCAGGAAAGGAACACATAGTGATTTTATTTATAAATGGACTAATGGTATCTTATACTATAAAATAGAATCATCAAGAAGATCCCAAATTTTACAAGCGTTTAGTATGATTGAAGCAAAATCAAATATTAAATTTATTGAGAGAACAAATCAACAAGAGTACGTTACATTTATTGATGATTCAAGTGAGGGTACCTCATATAGTTCACACATTGGAATGGAAACCGGTGCAAATAAGATTGTTGCACTTTATCCAACTCAAGGACTTGGAACAATAGTACATGAAACTTTACATGCTTTAGGATATTTTCATGAACATACTAGACCAGATAGAGATGCATATGTTGCAGTTAATACTAGTGGTTTAGGTCAAAATGCTGCTTTTCAATATCAAAAACAACCTTATTCAACGTCATATGGTAATTTAGATTTCAATTCTATAATGATGTATCCAAGTTCAAGTGTAATGGTAAAAGTTGGTGGAGGAACTTGGGCTGCTCAAAGAGATTCACTAAGTACTGGTGATATTGAAGGACTAAATATGTTTTATGGTTCAAAAATCATAGGCTCAAATAATACTTGTTCTAATGAAATCTATACAATTCTACACCCAAATACTGTTACACTTGAAAATGCAATTGGAGTTGCTACATTGACCTCTCTTGGTAATAATAAATGGAAAGTTGAAAGAATAGGTAACAATTCAGGATTAGTGACATTGAAATCAATAAATGCAGATAACGTAATTTCAACCTCTACAATCAATATCGGTGGAGATTTTACTTTTACTGGTAGACCTATTGTAAATCCAGGCCAGATCTATACTTACACGGTTGATCCATCGGTAAATAATGTTACTTTTTCAGTCGGTGGAGCAACCATTCTATCACAAACATCAAATACAGTTAGAATTAGAGTTTTAAATACTGCATCAAATGGAGCATTACCATATGTTCAAATTTCAGCAACAGGCACCAGTACCTGTGGTGTTATTACAAAAACTATTATACCAGATGTGGTCATATAG
- a CDS encoding Rpn family recombination-promoting nuclease/putative transposase: MLAHSQPVFIDPTTDEGFKRLFGDKINLINFLNIIFRGRKTITDLTYRDTERIGATEEIGKVIFDLVVQISTGEEIIIEMQTSTQTNLKQRMLYYASKVISDTAPKGNRKAWAYAIPEVYTIVLMDGFHMPGGDRSTYFHDTCLCHRDSGQIFYEGLGFIYLEIINFVKSEAEVEDELDKVFFMLKNMSTLKTLPRIMNSAVFQRFFQLASYAKLTKEERTMYDISLKRKWDAEAVRMYQQEQQKRLEGLEKQLKEAIREAKKAEKEAKAKGKAEGLAEGLAEGEHKKSIETALRFKEMGLPVEQIAKGTGLSIEEIEKLK, encoded by the coding sequence ATGTTAGCGCATTCACAACCCGTCTTTATTGATCCAACCACCGATGAAGGATTCAAGCGGTTATTCGGAGACAAGATCAACCTGATCAACTTTCTAAACATCATCTTTCGTGGTCGTAAGACCATCACAGATCTTACTTATCGGGATACCGAGCGTATCGGAGCGACCGAAGAGATTGGTAAAGTTATCTTTGATTTGGTTGTCCAAATTAGTACAGGAGAAGAGATCATCATCGAGATGCAGACGAGTACACAGACCAACCTGAAGCAACGCATGCTGTACTATGCCAGCAAGGTCATTTCAGACACAGCACCCAAAGGAAACCGCAAAGCCTGGGCGTATGCCATTCCAGAGGTTTACACCATTGTCTTGATGGATGGCTTTCATATGCCAGGGGGTGATCGGAGTACATATTTTCATGATACCTGCCTGTGTCATAGAGATTCAGGACAAATTTTTTACGAGGGTTTGGGCTTTATCTATTTAGAAATTATTAACTTTGTTAAAAGCGAAGCAGAGGTTGAAGATGAACTCGACAAAGTATTCTTTATGCTCAAGAATATGTCAACGTTAAAGACCTTGCCACGAATTATGAATTCGGCCGTATTTCAGCGGTTCTTTCAGTTGGCCAGCTACGCAAAATTGACAAAGGAGGAACGAACTATGTATGATATTAGTTTAAAACGTAAGTGGGATGCTGAAGCAGTGCGGATGTATCAACAAGAGCAACAGAAACGGCTGGAAGGACTAGAAAAGCAATTGAAAGAAGCTATAAGAGAAGCTAAGAAAGCAGAAAAAGAAGCTAAAGCAAAAGGAAAAGCAGAAGGTCTTGCAGAAGGTCTTGCTGAAGGAGAGCATAAAAAATCCATTGAAACAGCTTTGAGGTTTAAAGAGATGGGTTTACCTGTAGAGCAAATCGCTAAGGGTACCGGACTTTCAATAGAAGAGATCGAAAAACTGAAGTAG
- a CDS encoding nuclear transport factor 2 family protein, with amino-acid sequence MKTLAKTFAAAALIAVSTCTMAAAKPTVDNSKKATVNLSTADLAIDHYVAVMTEGQSAGVEQLFTSDFNQKVHASTNRINSRSEVISFLKKQKGQQLNCKTSATIVEQSSDYMLAKVTMQFDGFTKIDLVTLVNDGGSWKVSQSINSYK; translated from the coding sequence ATGAAAACTTTAGCAAAAACATTCGCAGCAGCAGCCTTGATCGCAGTATCAACATGCACTATGGCAGCAGCAAAACCAACAGTAGACAACTCTAAAAAAGCAACTGTCAACCTATCCACAGCAGATCTAGCCATTGATCATTATGTTGCTGTGATGACCGAAGGACAGTCAGCAGGAGTAGAGCAATTGTTTACATCAGATTTTAATCAGAAAGTACATGCTTCAACAAATAGGATCAATAGTCGTTCCGAAGTAATCTCATTCTTGAAAAAGCAAAAAGGCCAGCAGTTGAACTGTAAAACAAGTGCTACAATCGTTGAGCAGTCAAGTGATTATATGCTAGCCAAAGTAACCATGCAGTTTGACGGATTTACCAAAATTGATCTCGTGACTTTAGTCAATGACGGTGGCAGCTGGAAGGTATCCCAATCCATCAATTCGTATAAGTAA
- a CDS encoding glycoside hydrolase family 43 protein gives MITKNVCLFLLMGCWQLFFSTSQAQSNNPLDVAFGDPFVLYDQETDAYYMYGTGGVEHGFVAYSSKDLKQWEHRGTVYTAQQDKSWGTKDFWAPEVYKRGGKYYMFYSAHWKENPNDELENYRIGIATSTHPTGPFIDLTGRPLFDPGYPIIDGNVYFAEDGRLYLYYSRCCYKNPVQSEIAAWAKQQGMYDEIEESWIYGVELASDFSHVIGEPTLLLRPPVSMDDKQSEWESRSVTSGEVNRRWTEGSYLFKHNNLYYMMYSANHFGGENYAVGYATASNPLGPFEKSATNPILQKNISHGGIVSGTGHNSLLRDKEGKVWCVYHARTTKTGSQRLVFLDELKILPNGQLIVDGPTVKP, from the coding sequence ATGATTACTAAAAATGTATGTTTATTCTTATTGATGGGTTGCTGGCAGTTGTTTTTCTCCACCTCACAAGCCCAATCAAATAATCCACTCGATGTTGCTTTTGGTGACCCATTTGTACTCTATGATCAAGAAACAGATGCCTATTATATGTATGGTACTGGTGGAGTAGAGCATGGTTTTGTAGCCTATTCTTCTAAGGATCTAAAACAATGGGAGCATAGGGGGACCGTGTATACCGCTCAGCAAGATAAAAGCTGGGGGACGAAAGATTTTTGGGCTCCAGAAGTATATAAGCGTGGAGGAAAGTACTATATGTTTTACAGTGCACATTGGAAAGAAAATCCGAATGATGAATTAGAAAATTATCGTATTGGTATCGCAACCTCAACCCATCCTACAGGCCCATTTATTGATTTGACAGGTCGTCCCTTATTTGACCCCGGATATCCCATTATTGACGGTAATGTGTACTTTGCTGAAGATGGACGTTTGTATCTTTACTATTCCAGATGCTGTTATAAAAATCCAGTTCAATCGGAGATTGCAGCTTGGGCAAAGCAACAGGGGATGTATGATGAAATAGAAGAAAGCTGGATATATGGAGTAGAGCTAGCTTCAGATTTTTCGCATGTAATTGGAGAGCCAACATTATTGTTACGTCCTCCTGTCTCCATGGATGATAAACAATCTGAATGGGAAAGCAGGTCTGTGACTTCAGGTGAAGTGAATAGAAGATGGACAGAAGGATCCTATCTCTTTAAGCATAACAATCTCTATTACATGATGTACTCCGCAAATCATTTCGGAGGAGAGAATTATGCTGTTGGCTATGCAACAGCATCAAATCCACTTGGCCCATTCGAAAAGTCTGCAACAAACCCTATATTACAAAAAAACATATCCCATGGAGGTATTGTTTCAGGGACGGGTCACAACAGTCTTTTGAGAGATAAAGAAGGCAAAGTATGGTGTGTATATCATGCCCGCACGACTAAAACAGGCAGTCAGCGCTTAGTATTCTTAGATGAACTGAAAATTTTACCTAACGGTCAACTTATAGTGGACGGTCCAACTGTCAAACCTTAA
- a CDS encoding glycoside hydrolase family 43 protein, producing MKIMTSIPYRLISIICLFFILSLYCNANDDKSIKIIENELPIADPYVLFHNGKYYAYGTRIDGFEVYISEDLKHWKRNENLALSPQDSWGTRWFWAPEVYYVTAKKKFYMFYSVDEHICVASSSSPEGPFIQEEKKPIIAKEKGIDSSLFIDDDGTPYLFYVRFTDGNVIWMAEMNNDLQSIKAETLTKCMSASEPWEKKQATVVEGPSILKRGNTYYLIYSANHFESQDYAVGYATASSPKGPWKKYSGNPILRRDHPSASGLLGTGHGAPFISADGGYKYIYHAHASSTSVAPRTSYINDLAISPNGVISIVGEPIRPLIVK from the coding sequence ATGAAAATTATGACAAGCATTCCTTATCGTTTAATATCGATTATATGTTTATTTTTTATACTATCGTTATATTGTAATGCCAATGATGATAAGTCTATTAAAATTATCGAAAACGAGCTACCTATTGCAGACCCTTACGTATTATTCCATAATGGCAAATACTATGCATATGGCACCCGCATAGATGGTTTTGAAGTTTATATTTCCGAGGATCTCAAGCATTGGAAGCGTAATGAAAATTTAGCACTTTCCCCTCAAGACTCTTGGGGAACACGATGGTTCTGGGCACCAGAGGTATATTACGTAACCGCTAAGAAAAAGTTTTACATGTTCTATTCCGTTGATGAACATATTTGTGTGGCTTCTTCCTCAAGCCCGGAAGGGCCTTTTATTCAAGAAGAAAAAAAACCTATTATTGCCAAAGAAAAAGGAATTGACAGTTCTCTTTTTATCGATGATGACGGAACTCCATATTTATTTTATGTCCGATTTACGGATGGAAATGTCATTTGGATGGCTGAGATGAACAATGATTTACAAAGTATAAAAGCAGAAACGCTCACAAAATGCATGAGCGCAAGTGAACCATGGGAGAAGAAGCAAGCTACAGTCGTCGAAGGGCCGTCGATCTTAAAACGAGGCAATACGTACTATTTAATTTACTCTGCCAATCATTTTGAAAGCCAGGATTACGCCGTAGGCTATGCAACAGCCAGTTCACCCAAAGGTCCTTGGAAGAAATATAGTGGCAACCCCATCCTAAGGAGAGACCATCCCTCAGCATCGGGATTGCTCGGCACAGGTCATGGAGCTCCATTTATAAGTGCTGATGGCGGATATAAATATATATACCATGCTCATGCAAGCTCAACTAGTGTCGCTCCACGGACATCTTATATTAATGATTTAGCAATTTCACCTAATGGCGTAATCAGCATTGTTGGAGAACCTATTAGACCGCTAATTGTTAAATAA
- a CDS encoding nuclear transport factor 2 family protein, whose protein sequence is MKTLAKTFAAAALIAVSTFTMAAAKPAGDNSKKATVNLSTSDLAIDHYVAVMTEGQSAGVEQLFTSDFSQKVRASNDQTNSRSEVISFLKKQKGEQLNCKTSTTIVEQSSDYMLAKVTQQFEGFTKTDLVTLVNDGGNWKVSQSINSYK, encoded by the coding sequence ATGAAAACTTTAGCAAAAACATTCGCAGCAGCAGCCTTGATCGCAGTATCTACTTTCACTATGGCAGCAGCAAAACCAGCAGGAGACAACTCTAAAAAAGCAACTGTCAACCTATCCACATCGGATCTAGCCATTGATCATTACGTAGCCGTTATGACCGAAGGACAGTCAGCAGGAGTAGAGCAATTGTTTACATCCGACTTCAGTCAAAAAGTACGTGCATCAAATGATCAAACCAACAGCCGTTCAGAAGTTATTTCCTTTTTGAAAAAACAAAAAGGCGAGCAGTTAAATTGTAAGACAAGCACCACAATCGTTGAGCAGTCAAGTGATTATATGCTTGCAAAAGTGACCCAACAATTTGAAGGATTTACCAAGACCGACTTAGTCACCTTGGTCAATGATGGCGGCAACTGGAAAGTATCCCAATCCATCAACTCGTATAAGTAA